Proteins found in one Methanobrevibacter millerae genomic segment:
- a CDS encoding MrcB family domain-containing protein — protein MISEIFKEILLNYPIESKKDFKGNDFASKMRNDFTESFDTFVNDISKVDNYDVKISPGTMGTWTKNPWAGLRNKRYYYSFKEGFYIIYVFDFDKNGVNLLLTQGSNDPSEKIRIEFSKKLIETLNDSSFNIPNGFVFDENTYYEDDILSKFYKLNDFDEKQFKNDLSQLIKIYEYLIPKYNDLLFDLEVPPSDLRQDDGVRIWRISPGSYEDADDAWNDFKKNSYVGVGFSREDEERDFSKFKNKWQFKQYLTPELSNPTVSTNMIWKFVKWIRKGDIIVTNKGRSNLAGIGIVRSDYIPKQQNEHINEFGLNEIYNVDWIFTPDDLKIKKNIFARHTLVDWGNHPRKWNEMLCCISKTNDELRDKILNFIFESCQEYINSESGENHEKFHNQEKEHINKVWNELSPTDADAIWESLIDRPVKLHKEGVQSIKSSIQGKFNYSDNEINQVAILFYEVIEKLLKTEDIEEKKRILDEYNQNKFSKGFGSNRLSSVLHYLDDYYTVINKKSILTVSLLSLILGDEIKLDTSLTNYLENNIKYKNFLEKFRKISDFKDFYTFDLLCHWMCDSHYGNYASENGNFLPHDFLKIHKDEKKVKIEEKYKSLVLTPVILESKLQGFAINENNVNQLCASLNAGKHIILDGTPGTGKTDLAIKFSKVASDNNFIDGFILTTATSDWSTFDTIGGLMPTNDGSLEFHQGKFLEAIAENKWLIIDEINRADIDKAFGQLFTVLSGQNIELPFKINGKSIKIKIWDEYYCKFDEKTATYYIGQNWRIIGTMNVDDKDSLFDLSYAFMRRFMFIEVDLPQKDEYIKLIELWANDLDEYYSKMLVNLYGLVNYRKLGPAIFKDMIDYIKFRSELDSRNKELILSESISSYIIPQFEGLNKAKLSQIKEFFDELEILSYLQEQLDELLPNF, from the coding sequence ATGATAAGTGAGATTTTTAAAGAAATTTTGTTAAACTATCCTATTGAAAGTAAAAAAGATTTTAAAGGAAATGATTTTGCTTCTAAAATGAGAAATGATTTCACAGAAAGTTTTGACACTTTTGTTAACGATATTTCAAAAGTAGATAATTATGATGTTAAAATATCTCCAGGCACAATGGGTACTTGGACTAAAAATCCTTGGGCTGGATTAAGAAATAAAAGATATTATTATTCATTTAAAGAAGGTTTTTATATAATTTATGTATTTGATTTTGATAAAAACGGAGTAAATCTATTGTTAACACAAGGCAGCAATGATCCTTCAGAAAAAATCAGAATTGAATTTTCAAAAAAACTGATTGAAACATTAAATGATAGTAGTTTTAATATTCCTAATGGCTTTGTTTTTGATGAGAATACTTATTATGAGGATGATATTCTATCTAAATTTTATAAATTAAATGATTTTGATGAAAAACAATTCAAAAATGATTTATCTCAGTTAATTAAAATTTATGAATATTTAATCCCAAAATATAATGATTTATTGTTTGATTTAGAAGTTCCTCCAAGTGATTTAAGACAAGATGATGGTGTTAGAATATGGAGGATTTCACCAGGGTCTTATGAAGATGCGGATGATGCGTGGAATGATTTTAAAAAGAATTCCTATGTTGGTGTTGGCTTTTCACGTGAAGATGAAGAACGAGATTTTTCAAAATTTAAAAATAAATGGCAATTTAAACAATATTTAACACCAGAACTTTCTAATCCAACAGTATCAACAAACATGATTTGGAAGTTTGTCAAATGGATTAGAAAAGGAGATATCATAGTTACAAATAAAGGTAGAAGTAATTTAGCTGGTATTGGTATTGTCAGAAGTGATTACATTCCAAAGCAGCAAAATGAGCATATAAATGAGTTTGGTTTAAATGAAATTTATAATGTTGATTGGATTTTTACGCCAGATGATTTAAAAATTAAAAAGAATATTTTTGCAAGACATACATTAGTTGATTGGGGAAATCACCCAAGAAAATGGAATGAAATGTTATGTTGTATTTCAAAAACTAATGATGAATTAAGAGATAAGATTTTAAATTTTATTTTTGAGTCATGCCAGGAATATATCAATTCAGAATCTGGTGAAAATCATGAAAAGTTCCATAATCAAGAAAAAGAACATATTAACAAAGTTTGGAATGAATTATCACCAACTGATGCTGATGCAATATGGGAAAGTCTGATTGATAGGCCTGTTAAACTTCACAAAGAAGGTGTGCAATCCATAAAATCATCAATTCAGGGAAAATTTAATTATTCTGATAATGAAATCAATCAAGTAGCAATATTATTTTACGAAGTAATTGAAAAATTACTTAAAACAGAGGATATAGAAGAGAAAAAAAGAATTTTAGATGAATATAATCAAAATAAATTTTCTAAAGGATTTGGATCAAATAGATTATCCTCAGTTTTACATTATTTAGATGATTATTATACGGTCATTAATAAAAAATCTATTTTAACAGTTAGTTTGTTATCTTTAATTTTGGGTGATGAAATAAAGTTAGATACTTCTCTAACTAATTATTTGGAAAATAATATTAAATATAAGAATTTTTTAGAGAAATTTAGAAAAATATCTGATTTCAAAGACTTTTATACATTTGATTTATTATGTCATTGGATGTGTGATAGCCATTACGGAAATTATGCCAGTGAAAATGGTAATTTTCTTCCACATGACTTTTTAAAAATCCATAAAGATGAGAAAAAAGTAAAAATTGAAGAAAAATATAAATCATTAGTTTTAACACCAGTTATTTTAGAATCTAAACTACAAGGCTTTGCAATTAATGAAAATAACGTGAATCAATTATGTGCCTCTTTAAATGCCGGAAAACATATTATTTTAGATGGAACTCCAGGTACTGGAAAAACGGATTTAGCCATTAAATTTTCTAAAGTAGCTAGTGATAATAATTTTATTGATGGTTTTATTTTAACAACCGCAACATCCGACTGGTCTACTTTTGATACAATTGGAGGATTAATGCCTACCAATGATGGATCATTAGAATTTCATCAAGGAAAATTCTTAGAAGCTATTGCAGAAAATAAATGGTTGATTATTGATGAAATTAATCGTGCAGATATTGATAAGGCATTTGGCCAATTGTTTACAGTTTTATCTGGCCAAAATATAGAATTGCCTTTTAAAATTAATGGAAAATCTATTAAAATCAAGATCTGGGATGAATATTATTGTAAATTTGACGAAAAAACTGCAACTTACTACATTGGCCAAAACTGGAGAATTATCGGAACCATGAATGTGGATGATAAAGACAGTTTATTTGATTTATCATATGCGTTTATGCGTAGATTCATGTTTATTGAAGTTGATTTGCCACAAAAAGATGAATATATTAAATTAATTGAATTATGGGCAAATGACTTGGATGAATACTATTCAAAAATGTTAGTTAATTTATATGGCTTAGTTAATTATAGAAAGCTTGGTCCAGCCATTTTTAAGGATATGATTGATTATATTAAGTTTAGAAGTGAATTAGATTCAAGAAATAAGGAATTAATATTATCTGAATCTATCAGTTCATATATAATTCCTCAGTTTGAAGGATTGAATAAAGCAAAATTATCTCAAATTAAGGAATTTTTTGATGAATTGGAAATATTAAGTTATCTTCAAGAACAACTTGATGAATTACTGCCCAACTTTTAG
- a CDS encoding MrcB family domain-containing protein: MFKEDLEKVLDEFLDAKKRTNKTSEPIAHYIRKDIRNHLSTLLGADNFIVNSSAGRGNLATIPWIDIGLANRDFDNINIAYLFRADMSGVYLVLRTFFFGDLEKKYGKYLPDYIKSKKTEIRNFIKNSDFNTEKYYETIDLKNNWAIAKNHEEGVIFAKFYKKGEIPSDDELIKDLKEFIEINEYIADNYAEDMYLTSEEWVEALENDELISEKMHSILEIMYNSKDYTASTSQISEIKARQGFEGEQSYNSEIDANSKRVKEYFNKTALYDSDDKETFWQRLFYGFKKDKAFYFILRDELIEALGEYNNTEKNIKEVKVMPETDSFYGYLLNKGYLFEKETIENYLLSLKVKPFVILTGNSGTGKTKLSQLFAQYLSENNDNYKIIPVGANWTENRHIIGYYNILTNEHKKTPAFELIEEAQNNDNAFFLILDEMNLSHVERYFADFLSAIESSEAIPVEGRDDLEIPENLFIVGTVNVDETTYMFSPKVLDRANTIEFKTHSAKDYMTNTINTDAPDGDINYLENLLLDSDVKNMDINQLRQEFRNVTYNNQDFWEVLSEEIFKFQEILKKSGFDFGFRVINEITRFMLVSWKYENSPQSWNNWQRYFDAQIKQKMLPKLHGSQKVIGQTLDDLLDECGDYKTSKVKLEEMIDVLRKQRYVSYIN; encoded by the coding sequence ATGTTCAAAGAAGATTTGGAAAAAGTATTAGATGAATTTTTGGATGCTAAAAAAAGAACTAATAAAACAAGTGAACCTATTGCACATTATATTAGAAAAGATATTCGCAATCATTTATCTACTTTATTAGGTGCTGATAACTTTATTGTAAATTCCTCTGCAGGAAGAGGAAATTTAGCAACTATTCCATGGATTGATATAGGATTAGCAAATAGGGATTTTGACAACATTAATATTGCTTATCTCTTTAGAGCAGATATGAGTGGTGTTTATTTAGTTTTGAGAACTTTTTTCTTTGGAGATCTTGAAAAGAAATACGGAAAATATCTGCCCGACTACATAAAATCAAAGAAAACTGAAATTAGAAACTTTATTAAAAACTCTGATTTCAATACCGAAAAGTATTACGAAACTATTGATTTAAAAAATAATTGGGCTATCGCTAAAAATCATGAAGAAGGAGTAATATTTGCAAAATTTTATAAAAAGGGAGAAATCCCATCTGATGACGAATTAATTAAAGATTTAAAAGAATTTATTGAAATCAATGAATATATTGCAGATAATTACGCCGAAGATATGTATTTAACATCTGAGGAATGGGTTGAAGCATTAGAAAATGATGAACTGATTTCTGAAAAGATGCACAGCATTTTAGAAATCATGTATAACTCAAAAGATTATACTGCCAGCACTTCACAAATTTCAGAAATCAAGGCACGTCAGGGTTTTGAAGGTGAACAATCATATAATTCCGAAATAGACGCTAATTCAAAAAGAGTTAAAGAATATTTCAATAAAACTGCATTATATGATTCAGATGATAAAGAAACCTTTTGGCAAAGATTATTTTACGGATTTAAAAAGGATAAGGCATTTTATTTTATATTAAGGGACGAGTTAATAGAAGCATTAGGAGAATACAATAATACAGAAAAAAATATTAAGGAGGTAAAAGTCATGCCGGAAACTGACTCATTTTATGGATATTTATTAAATAAAGGTTATTTATTTGAAAAGGAAACAATTGAAAACTATTTATTATCACTTAAGGTCAAACCATTTGTTATTTTAACCGGAAACTCAGGTACGGGAAAAACCAAATTATCCCAGTTATTTGCCCAATATCTAAGTGAAAATAATGATAATTATAAAATCATTCCGGTAGGGGCTAACTGGACTGAAAACAGACACATTATCGGATATTACAACATACTGACCAATGAGCATAAAAAGACCCCTGCATTTGAATTGATTGAAGAGGCACAAAATAATGACAATGCATTTTTCCTAATTCTTGATGAAATGAATCTGTCTCATGTTGAAAGGTATTTTGCTGACTTTTTATCCGCTATTGAAAGCAGTGAAGCTATTCCGGTTGAAGGAAGAGATGATTTGGAAATTCCTGAAAATCTATTTATAGTCGGTACCGTTAATGTAGATGAAACGACTTACATGTTTTCACCTAAGGTTTTAGACCGTGCAAATACCATAGAATTCAAAACGCACTCTGCAAAGGATTACATGACAAATACCATTAATACTGATGCACCTGACGGCGATATTAATTATCTGGAAAATCTTTTATTGGACTCAGACGTTAAAAATATGGACATTAATCAGTTAAGGCAAGAGTTTAGAAACGTTACCTACAACAATCAGGATTTCTGGGAAGTTTTGTCTGAGGAAATATTCAAGTTCCAGGAGATTTTAAAGAAATCCGGCTTTGACTTTGGTTTCAGAGTCATTAATGAAATCACACGCTTCATGCTGGTTTCATGGAAATATGAAAACTCTCCACAAAGCTGGAATAACTGGCAGAGATACTTTGACGCTCAAATCAAACAGAAGATGCTTCCTAAATTACACGGATCTCAAAAGGTCATTGGTCAAACTCTGGATGATCTTTTAGATGAATGTGGGGATTATAAAACTTCAAAAGTCAAACTTGAAGAAATGATTGATGTTTTAAGAAAACAAAGATATGTATCATACATTAATTAG
- a CDS encoding DUF2357 domain-containing protein: MTQIVKIKAYDKDSFIGTFVIKCESDYCDGLFEEMDNITLENVPVVYENSSKMPIIYNKTNEFADLCLIEEILYEISFESEMAGIEAFSTLQRFEDNSPLTLTEFKNCYKGYLQFSSYVGKTFLDITKDGKCIFRYPIEIRSRKLDYDTHYPIMIGDLSKYASGVIFELTSPIYQEFKLTQSENQSPYEKFMILEYILRPEHLPSIIEYLSRNLYSTLENRENEVPISVASNINPNELLNAYIDSENLYKFQDIHIPDRINETNYVDTIDVAENRFYKYFLELIEDLIDELLLKIEEGYVHDKLKNYKNELNYYISQKYFEDISRLDHIPLNSQVLQKKEGYRDILLYYLMLEFGFKLNWNTLTNKFKGHEKKVFELYEYWCYFELIQIMESICESKVKFKDIFEPGEDMVSINLKEGIMNSFIYKDMKIDLLYNKSFNRGNKNYNSYSVTLRPDYTISVHKNDKKYFIHFDAKYKMYIDSESFKNEDIVKMHAYKDALKNTIGSYILYPGTKNRIFYEDESESTSVGAFGLTPGENNEDKIASFIIEQINKI, translated from the coding sequence ATGACTCAAATCGTTAAAATAAAAGCATATGATAAAGATTCCTTTATAGGAACATTCGTTATCAAATGTGAAAGCGACTATTGTGATGGGCTCTTTGAAGAAATGGATAATATCACATTGGAAAATGTTCCTGTTGTATATGAAAATTCATCTAAAATGCCAATAATATACAATAAAACTAACGAATTTGCCGATTTATGCTTAATCGAAGAGATTTTATATGAAATATCATTTGAATCTGAAATGGCCGGTATTGAAGCATTCTCCACTCTTCAAAGATTTGAAGATAACAGCCCTTTAACGTTAACTGAATTTAAAAACTGCTATAAAGGTTATCTGCAGTTTTCAAGCTATGTCGGTAAAACTTTTCTCGACATTACAAAAGATGGAAAATGTATTTTCAGATATCCAATTGAGATAAGATCAAGAAAACTCGATTATGATACTCATTATCCGATAATGATTGGAGATTTGTCAAAATATGCATCAGGTGTTATCTTTGAGTTAACTTCACCAATATATCAGGAGTTTAAATTAACGCAAAGTGAAAATCAAAGTCCCTATGAGAAATTCATGATTCTGGAGTATATTTTAAGACCTGAACATCTCCCATCAATTATCGAGTATTTATCCAGAAACCTCTATTCAACCCTTGAAAACAGAGAAAATGAGGTTCCAATATCTGTGGCATCCAATATCAATCCAAATGAATTGCTGAATGCCTATATTGATAGTGAAAACTTATATAAATTCCAGGACATTCATATTCCAGATAGAATTAATGAAACCAACTATGTTGATACAATTGATGTTGCTGAAAACAGATTCTACAAGTACTTTTTGGAATTGATTGAAGATTTGATTGATGAATTGCTTTTAAAAATCGAAGAAGGCTATGTTCATGACAAGCTTAAAAACTACAAAAACGAGTTAAACTATTACATATCACAAAAATACTTTGAAGACATATCAAGACTTGACCATATACCCCTTAATTCACAGGTACTTCAAAAAAAGGAAGGATATAGGGATATTTTATTATATTATCTGATGCTGGAATTCGGATTTAAATTAAACTGGAATACATTAACCAATAAATTCAAAGGACATGAAAAGAAAGTCTTTGAACTTTACGAATACTGGTGTTACTTTGAATTAATCCAGATTATGGAATCAATCTGTGAGTCCAAAGTGAAATTCAAGGATATTTTCGAGCCCGGAGAAGACATGGTCTCCATTAATTTAAAAGAAGGAATAATGAATAGTTTTATCTATAAAGATATGAAAATTGATTTACTTTACAATAAATCATTCAATAGAGGAAATAAAAACTATAATTCATATTCCGTTACATTAAGACCAGACTATACAATATCTGTCCATAAAAATGACAAAAAATATTTCATTCACTTTGATGCCAAATATAAAATGTATATTGATTCGGAATCTTTTAAAAATGAGGATATTGTTAAGATGCATGCATATAAGGACGCATTAAAAAATACAATCGGATCATATATTCTTTATCCCGGAACGAAAAATAGGATATTTTATGAAGATGAATCTGAATCAACTTCTGTTGGAGCATTTGGGTTAACTCCTGGTGAAAATAATGAAGATAAAATAGCATCTTTCATTATAGAGCAAATTAATAAGATATAA
- a CDS encoding HNH endonuclease — protein sequence MEKYCKSCGAVFNDLKFKICPHCGEKLDTRFGRQPIPRKLRHEVFMRDGYRCRECGASKEETSLEIDHIVPVARGGTNDIDNLQTLCRECNRMKHTDTWVGGETDLDSLKRQLSQLNNLLHDKEETLNQATTEEEEIIIKYDIIKLNEKIQDVEEKIQQEETKIKDNIIKKKEAETNDLTYKWLYTSVSDEKLSLLCDLLMVNNPVKMNALTSQFFLNTSFSNYGHISSWYKNPDEKYDCLTYYIVNPFKKRYGFINYVIDINFERKGLLFVNSEEILNEFSGKKDGHIETGMNGEYFKDIFTFEFAFNFKFLIELGEDRFLLEKEKYLHYLSEYFSLDELKQSLKEIDEFMDKFNKLGDLKDIFLYNSENNLNNSKLRLLYSELNISGYQLPFYKIKYILDNYSKEEIEAKLNYIDHIFDVSENPIKIGIKDENILSFLFKELCIDDSFPSYSKFKILLENYSEEEIKNTISYIEDIFEIIKYEINNEPNSDKSLNDIKYINERFISIKNEILELSDIKNKLLNKNVDYDFLSFFIDYDEKSDMINYLLLNYSIETINKMID from the coding sequence ATGGAAAAATATTGTAAATCTTGTGGTGCAGTCTTTAACGACTTAAAATTTAAGATATGTCCACATTGTGGAGAAAAACTAGATACACGATTTGGAAGGCAACCAATACCTCGTAAACTAAGACATGAAGTATTTATGAGAGATGGGTATCGTTGTAGGGAATGTGGTGCAAGCAAAGAGGAAACTAGTCTTGAGATAGACCATATTGTGCCTGTGGCTCGTGGAGGGACTAATGACATTGATAATCTCCAGACATTATGTAGAGAATGTAATCGAATGAAACATACCGACACATGGGTTGGTGGAGAAACTGATTTAGATAGTTTAAAAAGACAATTATCCCAATTAAATAATCTTTTACATGATAAAGAAGAAACATTAAATCAAGCAACTACTGAAGAAGAAGAGATTATTATAAAATATGATATAATTAAATTAAATGAGAAAATACAGGATGTTGAAGAAAAAATTCAACAAGAAGAAACAAAAATCAAAGATAACATAATTAAGAAAAAAGAAGCTGAAACTAATGATTTAACATATAAATGGTTATATACTTCAGTTTCAGATGAAAAATTATCCCTTTTATGTGATTTATTAATGGTTAACAATCCTGTGAAAATGAATGCATTGACATCTCAATTTTTTTTAAATACAAGCTTCAGTAATTATGGGCATATATCCTCATGGTATAAAAATCCTGATGAAAAATATGATTGTTTAACATATTATATAGTTAATCCTTTTAAAAAGAGGTATGGATTTATTAATTATGTAATTGATATTAATTTTGAAAGAAAGGGATTGTTGTTTGTTAATTCAGAGGAGATTCTTAATGAATTTAGTGGAAAAAAAGATGGACATATTGAGACGGGAATGAATGGTGAATATTTCAAAGATATATTTACTTTTGAATTTGCATTTAACTTTAAGTTCTTAATTGAATTAGGGGAAGATAGGTTTCTGTTGGAAAAAGAAAAATATCTGCATTATTTATCTGAATATTTTTCATTAGATGAACTTAAACAATCACTTAAAGAAATAGATGAATTTATGGATAAATTTAATAAGTTAGGTGATTTAAAAGACATATTTCTTTATAATTCAGAAAATAATTTAAATAATTCAAAATTAAGACTTTTATATAGTGAGTTAAATATATCTGGTTATCAATTACCTTTTTATAAAATAAAATATATTCTTGATAATTATTCCAAAGAAGAAATAGAAGCTAAATTAAACTATATTGATCACATTTTTGATGTATCTGAAAATCCAATAAAAATAGGTATTAAAGATGAAAATATCTTAAGTTTTCTTTTTAAAGAATTATGTATTGATGATTCATTTCCATCATATTCTAAATTTAAGATTTTACTTGAAAATTATTCAGAAGAAGAAATAAAAAATACAATAAGTTATATAGAAGATATTTTTGAAATTATTAAATATGAAATAAATAATGAACCAAATTCGGATAAGTCTTTAAATGATATTAAATATATAAATGAAAGATTTATTTCAATTAAGAATGAAATTTTAGAATTAAGCGATATAAAAAATAAATTATTAAATAAAAATGTTGATTATGACTTTTTATCATTTTTCATTGACTATGATGAAAAAAGTGATATGATTAATTATTTATTGTTAAATTATTCGATTGAGACCATAAATAAAATGATTGATTAA